In Streptomyces sp. NBC_01707, a genomic segment contains:
- a CDS encoding transposase, with amino-acid sequence MTPPRARTWGRRGHTPVIRVRGRSRRRTSVAALCCYKPGEKSRLVHRPRNHLLLKGARKSFSWQDYRDLLVRAHIQLGGPIVVVWDNLNTHLAAGLKRYEAENDWLTTIRLPPYAPDLNPVEAVWSLVRRATANTAFDTPDDLDRTLRRELRRIQIRPHLIDGCLTATGLAINPPTSP; translated from the coding sequence ATGACGCCGCCCCGCGCCCGCACCTGGGGCCGGCGCGGACACACCCCCGTCATCCGGGTGAGAGGCAGATCCCGTCGCCGGACCTCGGTGGCAGCCTTGTGCTGCTACAAACCTGGCGAGAAAAGCCGTCTCGTCCATCGGCCCCGCAACCACCTCCTGCTCAAGGGCGCACGCAAGAGCTTCTCCTGGCAGGACTACCGCGATCTGCTGGTCCGCGCTCACATCCAGCTCGGCGGGCCGATCGTGGTGGTCTGGGACAACCTGAACACCCACCTGGCTGCTGGGCTGAAACGGTACGAGGCCGAAAACGACTGGCTCACCACCATCCGCCTCCCGCCCTATGCACCCGACCTGAACCCCGTCGAGGCCGTCTGGTCACTCGTGCGCAGAGCCACGGCCAACACCGCCTTCGACACACCCGACGACCTCGACCGCACACTTCGCCGCGAGTTACGCAGAATCCAGATCCGGCCCCACCTGATCGACGGCTGCCTCACCGCCACGGGCCTGGCTATCAACCCACCGACCTCACCCTGA
- a CDS encoding uracil-DNA glycosylase yields the protein MARRMRDEAFRIEQEQRRYAPHVRSINEMVDALRDHDGRGWMPHVAPWHGGVDARALSILRDPGPKTQEGAGSGFLCVENDDPTAELQVQLFEGAGIAPRDVTPWNAYPWYINRSPKAAELQAGVEVLKQLLALMPKVEVVLLQGGEAQNAWDRLLKTHPGVVRERSLEVVSTYHPGRQALFVRDPEERARRAQHRIDSCQRVGDVLRGGPASKVSPEAAMG from the coding sequence ATGGCGAGACGAATGCGTGACGAGGCGTTCCGGATAGAGCAGGAGCAGCGGCGCTACGCCCCACACGTACGTTCGATCAATGAGATGGTCGACGCCTTGCGCGACCATGACGGGCGTGGATGGATGCCGCACGTCGCCCCCTGGCATGGGGGAGTGGATGCGCGCGCCCTGTCGATCCTGCGGGACCCGGGCCCCAAGACGCAGGAGGGTGCCGGCTCGGGATTCCTGTGCGTGGAGAACGACGATCCGACAGCGGAGCTTCAGGTCCAGCTCTTCGAGGGGGCAGGGATCGCGCCGCGAGACGTCACTCCCTGGAACGCCTACCCCTGGTACATCAACCGCTCGCCGAAGGCGGCCGAGCTCCAGGCCGGCGTCGAGGTCCTCAAGCAGCTGCTGGCGCTGATGCCGAAAGTCGAGGTCGTGCTTCTCCAAGGCGGCGAAGCCCAGAACGCGTGGGACCGCCTGCTCAAGACGCACCCCGGAGTTGTCCGTGAACGGAGTCTGGAGGTGGTCAGTACGTACCACCCTGGACGACAGGCTCTCTTCGTGCGAGACCCAGAGGAACGCGCCCGCCGCGCACAGCACAGAATCGACTCCTGCCAAAGAGTCGGTGATGTGCTCCGCGGGGGGCCTGCTTCCAAGGTGAGCCCAGAAGCCGCCATGGGATGA
- a CDS encoding AAA family ATPase: protein MTWWNTRHHPSALNGKTPVEAWQADATPLTDVSTAQLATFALEDDGRTYTITTSGVRWRRRDYLAPWMNGRTGTKVSVRHLRHHDDTIELFDATTGHHLGSAFLAAAASREQIRSVQAARTAAARRLKADLKAAEKLRRQRFEASKASHFFDLRAGQRGTGRGSADGPPRAGPSRSRNKLMIADLDYGLLPDESEDHFLGLEQAQLVGTDTLLTTRDNIEAVIEAKAMMCVYGPAGSGKTMSVNSALRHLAPDITHRLELRAGPTPRDIRHGLFQALGLPGEPPARPIEFDTLLKEALAEEFRVLVCDEAQWMKKTGFEFWRHLWDDKRTNIAVIFAGGDGCYKVLRREPMLATRIFIWQEFTRMSKDEVRTTIPAFHPVWTDVDTALIDAIDKQAAHGSFRNWANITTHVLAGMKKLNLKQVDENLVRWVYSKIGGM, encoded by the coding sequence GTGACCTGGTGGAACACCCGTCATCACCCGTCCGCGTTGAACGGGAAAACCCCCGTCGAGGCGTGGCAGGCCGACGCGACGCCGCTGACGGATGTGTCCACCGCGCAACTGGCGACGTTCGCGCTGGAGGACGACGGCCGTACGTACACGATCACCACCAGCGGAGTGCGGTGGCGCCGCCGCGACTACCTCGCCCCCTGGATGAACGGCCGCACCGGCACCAAAGTCTCGGTACGCCACCTCCGCCACCACGACGACACCATCGAACTCTTCGACGCCACCACCGGCCACCACCTCGGGTCGGCGTTCCTGGCCGCCGCGGCAAGCCGGGAACAGATCCGCTCCGTCCAGGCCGCACGCACCGCGGCCGCCCGGCGGCTCAAGGCCGATCTGAAGGCCGCGGAGAAGCTGCGCCGCCAGCGCTTCGAAGCCTCCAAGGCCTCTCACTTCTTCGACCTCCGCGCAGGCCAAAGAGGAACTGGGCGCGGCAGCGCAGACGGACCGCCGCGCGCTGGCCCGTCCCGATCTCGGAACAAGCTGATGATCGCTGATCTGGACTACGGGCTGCTGCCCGACGAGAGCGAAGACCACTTCCTCGGCCTGGAGCAGGCACAGCTGGTCGGCACCGACACGCTGCTGACCACCCGGGACAACATCGAGGCCGTCATCGAGGCAAAGGCCATGATGTGCGTCTACGGACCGGCCGGATCCGGGAAGACGATGTCGGTGAACTCCGCGCTGCGCCACCTCGCCCCGGACATCACCCACCGCCTGGAACTACGGGCCGGACCCACCCCCAGGGACATCCGCCACGGTCTCTTCCAGGCGCTGGGGCTGCCGGGTGAGCCGCCGGCCCGCCCGATCGAATTCGACACCCTCCTCAAGGAGGCACTCGCCGAGGAGTTCCGGGTCCTGGTCTGTGACGAGGCGCAGTGGATGAAGAAGACCGGGTTCGAGTTCTGGCGCCACCTGTGGGACGACAAACGCACCAACATCGCAGTGATCTTCGCCGGAGGCGACGGCTGCTACAAGGTCCTGCGACGCGAACCCATGCTGGCTACCAGGATCTTCATCTGGCAGGAATTCACCCGCATGTCCAAAGACGAGGTACGGACCACGATCCCCGCCTTCCACCCCGTCTGGACGGACGTGGACACCGCGTTGATCGACGCGATCGACAAGCAGGCCGCCCACGGAAGCTTCCGCAACTGGGCCAACATCACCACCCACGTCCTCGCCGGTATGAAGAAACTCAACCTCAAGCAGGTCGACGAAAACCTCGTGCGCTGGGTCTACAGCAAGATCGGCGGCATGTAG
- a CDS encoding SWIM zinc finger family protein, protein MSRPKKADDGRTRTFPPLTAARGRRSFAESWWGNAWVEALEGKQRLATGRLARGRTYARGGNVGEITVTPGRVAARVQGSRPAPYRTSMDIPQLSPRDWELLLDTAAGQAGHIAALLDRDMPTTLVDDAARAGVRLLPRRGELTPNCSCPDWGYPCKHAAAVFYQVARLLDHDPFVLLLLRGRGERELMNELQRRNAVQAAAEDTAPQDLAPAGPLGVPARDVFATARAGIAPLPAPPPEADRPAQVASFATAGDPAPELDPSALQFLAADTATRAARLLRQAALSHDIPHQPTGPANLTAAEDLVRLAAAAPPSGVFARLCGHAGRTPQALTRAVRAWRQGGAAALPVLDDAWDPDPSQLNLAREAIKQAWEGEQPPGLRTARNRLTVIGHDAQLRLGTDGRWYPYRKEQGGWWPAGPADRDVTAVLAGLLASPDITPTPRPAPRARRAAPR, encoded by the coding sequence ATGAGCCGCCCGAAGAAGGCTGACGACGGCCGTACCCGGACCTTCCCACCGCTGACTGCGGCCCGGGGGCGGCGGTCCTTCGCCGAATCCTGGTGGGGCAACGCGTGGGTGGAAGCACTGGAAGGCAAGCAGCGCCTGGCGACGGGGCGTCTCGCGAGGGGACGGACCTACGCGCGCGGCGGCAACGTCGGTGAGATCACCGTCACCCCGGGCCGGGTGGCCGCCCGTGTCCAAGGCAGCCGCCCTGCGCCGTACCGGACGTCGATGGACATCCCCCAACTCAGCCCCCGTGACTGGGAACTGCTGCTGGATACCGCCGCCGGCCAGGCCGGGCATATCGCGGCCCTGCTCGACCGGGACATGCCCACCACCCTGGTCGACGACGCCGCCCGGGCCGGCGTCCGCCTGCTGCCCCGGCGAGGCGAACTGACCCCCAACTGCTCCTGCCCCGACTGGGGCTACCCCTGCAAACACGCCGCCGCCGTCTTCTACCAGGTGGCCCGCCTCCTCGACCACGACCCGTTCGTCCTGCTCCTGCTGCGTGGGCGCGGCGAGCGCGAACTGATGAACGAGCTCCAGCGGCGCAACGCCGTCCAGGCAGCGGCCGAGGACACCGCGCCGCAGGACCTCGCCCCGGCCGGACCGCTCGGTGTGCCCGCCCGCGACGTATTCGCCACCGCCCGCGCAGGGATAGCACCCCTGCCTGCCCCGCCACCCGAGGCTGACCGCCCAGCGCAGGTGGCATCGTTCGCGACCGCGGGCGACCCCGCACCCGAACTGGACCCGTCGGCCCTTCAGTTCCTGGCGGCCGACACGGCCACCCGCGCGGCACGACTGCTCCGCCAGGCCGCGCTGTCCCACGACATCCCGCACCAGCCCACCGGCCCGGCCAACCTCACCGCGGCCGAGGATCTCGTACGCCTCGCGGCGGCCGCACCCCCGTCGGGAGTTTTCGCCCGGCTCTGCGGGCACGCAGGCCGCACCCCCCAGGCGCTCACACGAGCGGTACGGGCCTGGCGGCAGGGCGGCGCCGCAGCCCTGCCGGTCCTGGACGACGCGTGGGACCCGGACCCCTCGCAACTCAACCTGGCCCGCGAGGCGATCAAGCAAGCGTGGGAGGGCGAACAGCCCCCAGGACTGCGAACCGCCCGCAACCGGCTGACGGTGATCGGACACGACGCCCAGCTACGGCTGGGCACCGACGGACGCTGGTACCCGTACCGCAAGGAACAGGGCGGCTGGTGGCCGGCCGGTCCCGCAGACCGGGACGTGACAGCAGTACTGGCCGGGCTGCTCGCCAGCCCGGACATCACGCCCACCCCACGCCCAGCTCCGCGAGCGCGACGCGCTGCTCCGCGGTGA
- a CDS encoding Tn3 family transposase, translating into MHVNTLLLQQVLAEPKWANRLSVEDRRGLTALFWSNINPYGTFRLDMDRRLDLALTAELPRPRTPVHPAPTVAEAR; encoded by the coding sequence GTGCACGTCAACACCCTGCTGCTCCAGCAGGTCCTGGCCGAGCCGAAGTGGGCGAACAGGCTGAGCGTCGAGGACCGGCGCGGCCTGACCGCGCTGTTCTGGTCGAACATCAACCCGTACGGTACTTTCCGGCTCGACATGGACAGGCGGCTCGACCTCGCGCTGACCGCAGAGTTGCCCCGTCCCCGCACCCCGGTGCACCCCGCCCCGACCGTCGCAGAGGCCCGATGA
- a CDS encoding SsgA family sporulation/cell division regulator: MSSCVDHMLDMELASPLGERILVPTHLLYRSQDPLAVQLLFQDGLHGPVPWVFARDLLAAGTQTLSGDGDVQVWPDGSGREALLHLLLSSPHGSAHLTASLPAIERWLHRTYQLVPAARETQALDLETHLTQFLDGAA, encoded by the coding sequence ATGAGCAGCTGCGTAGATCACATGCTCGACATGGAGCTCGCGTCCCCTCTGGGTGAGCGGATCCTCGTGCCGACCCACCTGCTCTACAGGTCACAGGACCCGCTCGCCGTTCAGCTCCTCTTCCAGGACGGCCTCCATGGCCCAGTCCCGTGGGTCTTCGCGCGCGACCTTCTCGCCGCAGGGACTCAGACCCTCAGCGGGGACGGGGACGTACAGGTCTGGCCCGACGGGTCCGGCCGCGAGGCGCTGCTGCACCTCCTACTGTCCTCCCCGCACGGGTCCGCCCACCTCACGGCCTCGCTCCCGGCGATCGAGCGGTGGCTGCACCGCACGTACCAGCTCGTGCCCGCCGCCAGGGAAACCCAGGCACTGGACCTCGAAACCCACCTCACCCAGTTCCTGGACGGAGCGGCCTGA
- a CDS encoding DEAD/DEAH box helicase has protein sequence MDPARLGELAACAAVFLPADPPRLGRVAFWRTDGQAPPAVTGRLTVVRPHGVSVRRRDVDATIVPVSQALPALGRMRGVPGADRAAAFWGAASVLALQLLARGRLLPGVSPGGFDAWRIGPYDQQDVARVRELAAAMPPEARAVPLAGPAPVRLPEAEPLLRAFLDAVADALPRTPAAPAAAGATAWTAQAPQPVPHQRGWAAEVAAGLDAGVRVSLRLELPGLPARDRDDIDDPGAWEDEDGGSPFRAVVQLHSLGDATVVADAADIWSGRSAASGVFGPRTKIDTLLTLRRAARAWPPLGRLLTAVAPAELELSDTEVSELLGETAAPLAAAGIQVHWPKELARELLARAVVEPAERAGSDQPSVLGADTLLTFRWQLTVGGRELDDAELDQLAEAQRPVVRLRDQWVLIDPEVLARARDRQDRQLTPVQALGTVLGGSVEVGGQWVEVTAGGWLTELKERLADPEATARRAPLAQPAALRATLRDYQLRGLAWLHQMTELGLGGCLADDMGLGKTITLIALHLHRQNIPALAGPTLVVCPTSLLGNWSREIERFAPGTSVRRFHGPARSLEDLVPGEFVLTTYATMRLHTAQLTAVGAWGLVVADEAQHVKNPFSATAKALRTLPTQARVALTGTPVENNLSELWALLDWTTPGLLGPLKAFRDRYARGAESGEDPQAAVRLAAVVRPFLLRRKKADPGIAPELPPKTETDRAVALTKEQIALYEAVVRETLAEIRQRDGFARRGLVVKLLTALKQICNHPAQYLKEQGGTIAGRSGKLDLLDELLDTILSEDGAVLVFTQYTAMARLIEAHLTARSVPVQFLHGGTSVSRREEMVRRFQDGQVPVFLLSLKAAGTGLNLTRAGHVIHFDRWWNPAVEDQATDRAYRIGQTQPVQVHRMIAEGTVEDRIAEMLKRKKDLAQSVLSGGEAAFTELTDAELADLVQLQTSSR, from the coding sequence ATGGACCCGGCCCGGCTCGGGGAGCTGGCTGCCTGCGCTGCTGTTTTCCTGCCCGCTGACCCGCCCCGGCTTGGCCGGGTGGCGTTCTGGCGTACCGACGGCCAAGCTCCGCCCGCGGTGACCGGCCGGCTGACCGTGGTGAGGCCGCATGGTGTTTCTGTGCGGCGCCGTGATGTCGACGCCACGATCGTGCCGGTCTCCCAGGCCCTGCCCGCCCTTGGCCGGATGCGCGGTGTGCCGGGAGCGGACCGGGCCGCCGCGTTCTGGGGCGCGGCGAGTGTGCTTGCTCTGCAACTCCTCGCCCGTGGCAGACTCTTGCCCGGTGTCAGCCCCGGTGGTTTCGACGCCTGGCGTATCGGGCCGTACGACCAGCAGGACGTGGCGCGGGTGCGGGAGTTGGCTGCTGCGATGCCGCCCGAGGCCCGGGCGGTGCCGCTGGCCGGACCGGCGCCGGTTCGCCTGCCCGAGGCCGAGCCGCTGTTGCGGGCCTTCCTGGACGCGGTGGCCGATGCGCTGCCCCGTACGCCCGCCGCACCGGCGGCCGCCGGCGCCACGGCCTGGACCGCTCAGGCGCCGCAGCCGGTTCCCCACCAGCGCGGCTGGGCGGCGGAGGTCGCCGCCGGGCTGGATGCGGGGGTACGAGTCTCCCTGCGGCTGGAGCTCCCCGGCCTGCCCGCCCGCGACCGGGACGACATCGACGATCCGGGCGCCTGGGAGGACGAAGACGGGGGCAGTCCCTTCCGGGCTGTCGTCCAGCTGCACAGCCTCGGTGACGCCACCGTGGTGGCGGACGCCGCGGACATCTGGTCGGGCCGGTCGGCCGCCAGCGGCGTTTTCGGTCCGCGTACGAAGATCGACACTTTGCTGACGCTGCGCCGGGCCGCGAGGGCCTGGCCGCCGCTGGGCCGGTTGCTCACCGCCGTCGCTCCCGCCGAGCTGGAGCTCTCGGACACCGAGGTGTCCGAGCTGCTCGGGGAAACCGCTGCCCCTCTGGCTGCCGCGGGGATCCAGGTGCACTGGCCGAAGGAGCTGGCCCGCGAACTCCTCGCCCGCGCGGTGGTCGAGCCGGCCGAGAGGGCCGGCTCTGACCAGCCGTCCGTGCTTGGTGCCGATACGTTGCTCACCTTCCGCTGGCAGCTCACCGTCGGTGGCCGCGAGCTGGACGACGCCGAGCTGGACCAGTTGGCCGAGGCTCAGCGGCCCGTGGTGCGGCTGCGTGACCAGTGGGTGCTGATCGACCCGGAAGTGCTGGCCCGGGCCAGGGACCGCCAAGACCGCCAACTTACCCCTGTCCAGGCACTGGGCACGGTCCTTGGCGGCAGCGTGGAGGTCGGCGGCCAGTGGGTGGAGGTCACGGCCGGCGGCTGGCTGACCGAACTGAAAGAACGGCTCGCGGACCCCGAGGCCACGGCCCGCCGGGCACCGCTGGCGCAGCCCGCCGCGCTGAGGGCGACCCTGCGGGACTATCAGCTGCGCGGTCTGGCCTGGCTTCATCAGATGACCGAGCTTGGACTCGGCGGCTGCCTCGCCGACGACATGGGCCTGGGCAAGACCATCACTTTGATCGCCCTGCACCTGCACCGGCAGAACATTCCGGCACTCGCGGGCCCGACCCTGGTGGTCTGTCCGACCTCGCTGCTCGGCAACTGGAGCCGGGAGATCGAGCGGTTCGCTCCAGGCACGTCCGTGCGCCGCTTTCACGGCCCGGCCCGCAGCCTGGAAGATTTGGTGCCGGGCGAGTTCGTCCTCACCACCTACGCGACGATGCGCCTGCACACCGCGCAACTGACCGCGGTGGGCGCCTGGGGCCTGGTGGTCGCGGATGAGGCCCAGCACGTGAAGAACCCCTTCTCCGCCACCGCCAAGGCGCTGCGCACCCTCCCCACCCAGGCCAGGGTCGCTCTGACCGGCACACCGGTGGAGAACAACCTCTCCGAACTGTGGGCACTGCTGGACTGGACCACCCCGGGCCTGCTGGGCCCGCTCAAGGCTTTCCGCGACCGCTACGCCCGGGGCGCGGAGAGCGGTGAGGATCCGCAGGCGGCCGTCCGGCTCGCCGCGGTGGTCCGGCCGTTTCTGCTGCGCCGTAAGAAGGCCGACCCGGGGATCGCTCCGGAGCTCCCGCCGAAGACCGAGACGGACCGGGCGGTCGCTCTGACGAAGGAGCAGATCGCGCTGTACGAGGCGGTGGTCCGCGAGACTCTCGCCGAGATCCGTCAGAGGGACGGCTTCGCCCGGCGTGGCCTGGTGGTCAAGCTGCTGACCGCTCTGAAGCAGATCTGCAACCACCCTGCGCAGTACCTCAAAGAACAGGGCGGCACGATCGCGGGCCGGTCCGGGAAGCTCGACCTGCTCGACGAACTGCTCGACACCATCCTGTCCGAGGACGGTGCGGTGTTGGTTTTCACCCAATACACCGCGATGGCCCGGCTGATCGAGGCGCACCTGACAGCACGCTCGGTGCCCGTCCAGTTCCTGCACGGCGGTACCTCGGTCAGCCGGCGCGAGGAGATGGTGCGGCGCTTCCAGGACGGGCAGGTTCCCGTCTTCCTGCTCTCCCTCAAGGCGGCCGGGACCGGCCTGAACCTGACCCGGGCCGGGCATGTGATCCACTTCGACCGCTGGTGGAACCCTGCAGTGGAGGACCAGGCCACCGACCGGGCCTACCGGATCGGGCAGACCCAGCCGGTACAGGTGCACCGCATGATCGCGGAGGGCACGGTGGAGGACCGCATCGCCGAGATGCTCAAGCGGAAGAAGGATCTCGCACAATCCGTACTCAGTGGCGGCGAAGCCGCGTTCACCGAGCTGACCGACGCCGAACTCGCCGATCTCGTCCAGCTTCAGACGAGCTCCCGATGA
- a CDS encoding helicase associated domain-containing protein, whose translation MQIITAFAENLAAARAYYAQAGTLAAPRHATALDRPVGQWLTNLRRPGGLGKDPERAARRAQQLAAIDPDWNPGQLGWTVDWQRHYTGLTALLAGGAGLEEIVPGVTHRGDDIGRWLARQARDWAQLNPEQQHRLGEAGVKPAVRPHKATARTNTKTVGQRRPPTRSSGA comes from the coding sequence TTGCAGATCATCACAGCGTTCGCCGAAAACCTCGCCGCAGCCCGCGCGTACTACGCACAGGCCGGCACCCTGGCCGCCCCTCGGCACGCGACCGCCCTCGACAGGCCGGTGGGGCAATGGCTCACCAACCTCCGACGCCCCGGCGGACTCGGCAAAGACCCCGAACGCGCAGCACGACGCGCCCAGCAACTCGCCGCCATCGACCCCGACTGGAACCCCGGACAACTCGGCTGGACCGTCGACTGGCAACGCCACTACACCGGCCTGACCGCGCTCCTCGCGGGCGGTGCCGGCCTCGAGGAGATCGTGCCCGGCGTCACCCACCGGGGCGATGACATCGGGCGCTGGCTCGCACGGCAAGCCCGCGACTGGGCGCAACTCAACCCGGAGCAGCAACACCGCTTGGGAGAGGCGGGCGTGAAACCGGCCGTACGGCCCCACAAGGCCACAGCACGAACCAACACGAAGACTGTGGGGCAGCGAAGGCCTCCGACGCGTTCCAGCGGGGCGTAG
- a CDS encoding winged helix-turn-helix domain-containing protein produces the protein MRYPEGGGLTAERRAFREGIRLKAGERFAAGEKTAVIAKDLRVSVRSVERWRRAWRESGMEALRSAGPANSPTVTDSQFAVLEDELGKGPSAHGFEDERWTLARVQTVIRRRLRVSLSVATVWRLLKRHGWSWQAPARRALERDERAVELWKKEVWPRVKASRRPMVAGSSSRTRPGSP, from the coding sequence ATGCGTTATCCGGAGGGTGGGGGCCTGACTGCTGAGCGTCGGGCGTTTCGTGAGGGGATCCGGCTGAAGGCTGGCGAGCGGTTCGCGGCGGGTGAGAAGACCGCGGTGATCGCGAAGGATCTGCGGGTGAGTGTGCGGTCGGTGGAACGCTGGCGCCGTGCCTGGCGCGAGAGTGGCATGGAGGCCTTGCGTTCCGCAGGCCCGGCCAACTCTCCGACCGTTACCGATTCCCAGTTCGCCGTGCTCGAGGACGAACTCGGCAAGGGCCCGTCGGCGCACGGTTTCGAAGATGAACGTTGGACCCTGGCCCGGGTCCAGACGGTGATCCGCCGGCGTCTGCGAGTGAGTCTGTCGGTGGCGACCGTATGGCGGCTGCTGAAACGGCACGGCTGGTCTTGGCAGGCACCTGCCCGCAGAGCCCTCGAACGCGACGAGCGCGCCGTCGAGCTGTGGAAGAAGGAGGTGTGGCCGCGGGTAAAAGCCTCGCGGCGGCCCATGGTGGCTGGATCGTCTTCGAGGACGAGGCCGGGTTCTCCATGA
- a CDS encoding transposase, protein MACSHQVPSPDGTLQAQQSQQQRNNRTACRHGQRHHPRKHRFVWDRPRPRGRQTAPLREHPESRACLSDPDSRLVPGKRGGYLQGYNIQIVCARRQFLLAIEAHDNPSDRTALVPMVNKTQHNHQAAGLPGDIQLWLADSGYASAAAFEALADLPLLLSVTSDADQAGFPAKRQQAPAGQQDMAARLATPTGRAQYRQRSALVEPGFAQLFQRFGRHLS, encoded by the coding sequence ATGGCGTGCTCACACCAAGTACCATCCCCGGATGGCACTCTTCAGGCGCAACAAAGCCAGCAGCAACGCAACAACCGCACTGCTTGTCGTCACGGACAGCGGCATCACCCGCGTAAGCACCGGTTCGTATGGGACAGACCTCGTCCAAGAGGTCGCCAAACTGCTCCGCTCCGAGAACATCCGGAGTCCCGCGCCTGCCTGAGCGATCCCGACTCCCGGCTGGTTCCTGGCAAACGCGGCGGCTACCTGCAGGGATACAACATCCAGATTGTGTGCGCTCGCCGCCAGTTCTTGCTGGCCATCGAAGCGCACGACAATCCCTCGGACAGAACGGCCCTCGTTCCGATGGTGAACAAGACGCAGCACAATCACCAGGCCGCAGGACTCCCCGGAGACATCCAACTCTGGCTCGCCGACAGCGGGTACGCTTCCGCCGCCGCCTTCGAGGCCCTCGCTGACCTCCCACTGCTGCTCTCGGTCACCAGCGATGCCGACCAGGCAGGCTTCCCCGCGAAACGCCAGCAGGCCCCTGCCGGCCAGCAGGACATGGCGGCCCGCCTCGCCACCCCGACAGGACGGGCCCAGTACCGTCAGCGCAGTGCCCTGGTCGAGCCGGGGTTCGCCCAGCTCTTCCAACGATTCGGGCGCCACCTCAGCTAG
- a CDS encoding type II toxin-antitoxin system RelE/ParE family toxin codes for MSWSVTWEPAALNEAAGHLKADPAGVDALLHATDRLADDPAPEGSRAWGSSHRRLHSGPWRILYRIDTQNSTLHIEHVGHTA; via the coding sequence GTGAGCTGGAGCGTCACCTGGGAGCCTGCCGCCCTCAATGAAGCAGCCGGCCACCTGAAGGCCGACCCTGCCGGCGTGGACGCACTGCTGCATGCCACGGACCGGCTTGCGGATGATCCGGCCCCCGAAGGCTCTCGCGCGTGGGGAAGCAGTCACCGGCGTCTGCACAGCGGCCCTTGGAGAATCCTGTACCGCATCGATACCCAGAACAGCACGCTGCACATTGAGCACGTAGGACACACCGCCTGA
- a CDS encoding type II toxin-antitoxin system prevent-host-death family antitoxin: MSSTYPIAEARTCLGDLARRAAQHEHITLTDRGTPAAVLISPAELEDLEDALAIARLERDRALGITPAPVPHAEARLALLDAAGRSGE; the protein is encoded by the coding sequence ATGTCGAGTACATATCCGATTGCTGAAGCCCGTACCTGTCTGGGTGACCTCGCGCGTCGTGCCGCCCAGCACGAGCACATCACCCTCACCGACCGGGGTACACCCGCTGCCGTCCTGATCTCGCCCGCGGAACTGGAGGACCTCGAAGACGCCCTGGCCATCGCGCGCCTGGAGCGCGACAGGGCCCTGGGGATCACCCCCGCTCCCGTCCCCCACGCCGAGGCGCGTCTTGCGCTCCTCGACGCGGCAGGTCGGAGCGGAGAGTGA
- a CDS encoding site-specific integrase codes for MNSLAVRHRPTAARLIARRTRGPLFLTDRKAPAGTPTLDVCPETGRVRLSYRRAEEIFEENTRLLANPLASPEDIEDLDGWTLHRLRRSALTHDAESGTSTPMLLARSRHASVRSLERYARPGVDAVAAHVAASDPAARRRS; via the coding sequence GTGAATTCACTGGCAGTCCGGCACCGCCCAACTGCTGCCCGCCTCATCGCCCGCCGTACCCGCGGTCCCTTGTTCCTCACCGACCGCAAGGCCCCGGCCGGGACACCGACGCTCGACGTGTGCCCGGAGACCGGACGGGTCCGGCTCTCCTACCGCCGGGCCGAGGAGATCTTCGAGGAGAACACCCGACTGCTGGCCAACCCGCTGGCCTCGCCCGAGGACATCGAGGACCTGGACGGCTGGACCCTCCACCGGCTCAGGCGCAGCGCGTTGACACACGATGCGGAAAGCGGGACATCCACGCCGATGCTGTTGGCCCGCTCCCGGCACGCCTCCGTCCGCTCCCTGGAGCGGTACGCCCGTCCCGGCGTCGACGCGGTTGCGGCCCACGTCGCGGCGTCCGACCCGGCCGCCCGCCGACGGAGCTGA